DNA from Amorphoplanes friuliensis DSM 7358:
CCGGTCGCCGAGCTGGCACGCACCCTGATCTTCCGCGCGGAGATGCTCGACGAGCTCGCCTCCGAGTGACGGAATTCTTGTCAGAGGTGCTGAGTAACGTGCTTTTCAGCAGCACCGCCGGGTGATCGGCCCGGTCGTGCGAGAGGACAGGGAGCTCGAGTGACCGCACTGCGACCGCACGCCGAGGATCAGTATGCCGAGGAGCTGGCGCTGCTCGCCGGGACGGACGACCGGCCGCGCCCGCCGGGCTGGCGACTCTCCCCGCAGGCGGTGGTGACGTACCTCCTCGGTGACGGCGCGAAGATCACCCCGAAGTACGTGGGTCCGCGGCGGCTCATGGAGGTCGCCGTCTCCACGCTGGTCACCGATCGTGCGCTGCTGCTGCTCGGCGTTCCCGGCACGGCCAAGACCTGGGTCTCCGAGCACCTCGCGGCGGCCATCTCCGGCGACTCGACCCTGCTCGTGCAGGGCACGGCCGGCACCGCCGAGGAGGCCATCCGCTACGGGTGGAATTACGCCCGCCTGCTCGCCGACGGCCCGTCCGAGGCAGCCATCGTGCCCAGCCCGATCATGCGCGCCATGCAGACCGGCACGATCGCCCGCATGGAGGAGCTGACCCGTGTCCCCTCCGACGTGCAGGACGCCCTGATCACCGTCCTCTCCGAGAAGACTCTCCCGGTGCCGGAGCTCAACACCGAGGTCCAGGCCCAGCGCGGCTTCAACCTGATCGCCACGGCCAACGACCGCGACCGCGGCGTCAACGAGCTGTCCAGCGCCCTGCGCCGCCGCTTCAACACCGTGGTCCTCCCCATGCCCGCCTCCGCCGACGACGAGGTCGAGATCGTCGCGCGCCGCGTGGCCCAGCTGGGCCGGTCGCTCGCCCTGCCCGAGGTCCCCACCGCCCTCGAGGAGATCCGCCGGGTCGTCACCGTCTTCCGCGAGCTGCGCAGCGGCCTCACCGAGGACGGCCGCACCAAACTCAAATCCCCGACCGGCACCCTCTCCACCGCCGAAGCCATCTCCGTCATCACCAGCGGCATGGCTCTGGCCGCCCACTTCGGCGACGGCCGCCTCCACCCCTCCGACGTCGCCTCCGGCATCGTCGGCGCCGTCATCAAGGACCCCGTCTC
Protein-coding regions in this window:
- a CDS encoding ATP-binding protein, whose translation is MTALRPHAEDQYAEELALLAGTDDRPRPPGWRLSPQAVVTYLLGDGAKITPKYVGPRRLMEVAVSTLVTDRALLLLGVPGTAKTWVSEHLAAAISGDSTLLVQGTAGTAEEAIRYGWNYARLLADGPSEAAIVPSPIMRAMQTGTIARMEELTRVPSDVQDALITVLSEKTLPVPELNTEVQAQRGFNLIATANDRDRGVNELSSALRRRFNTVVLPMPASADDEVEIVARRVAQLGRSLALPEVPTALEEIRRVVTVFRELRSGLTEDGRTKLKSPTGTLSTAEAISVITSGMALAAHFGDGRLHPSDVASGIVGAVIKDPVSDSVVWREYLETVVRDRPDWRDFYRAARDA